A region of the Oceanihabitans sp. IOP_32 genome:
ATTGAAGTTGCCGAAACTATTTTCAAAAAGGCCAAGCAGGTCGCGGTTTTCGATACCGCGTTCCATCAATCTATCCCAGATTATGCCCATAAATATGCCATTCCTTGCGAGTTTTCAGAAAAATACAACATTCGAGTGTATGGCTTTCATGGTACGAGCCATAAATACGTTTCAGAAAAAGCGATTGCGTATTTAGGAAAAAGCCATTCAAAAATAATAACCATTCATTTAGGTAATGGTTGTAGTATTACGGCTATTAAAGACGGAAAAAGTATGGATCACTCCTTAGGTTTTTCGCCAGTTAGCGGCTTAATTATGGGCACGCGCTCTGGAGATATCGATCCTTCGATTATTTTTCATTTAGCCCAAAAATACGGTTATAAGTTAGATGACATTAGTAATTTACTACAAAAGAAAAGTGGGATGCTTGGATTAACAGGTTTTAGTGATTTACGAGATATTATTGCTGAAGCTAAAAAAGGCAATAAGGCTTGCCAATTGGCTTTAGAAATGAATATTTACCGTATCAAGAAATACATAGGCAGTTATGCGGCCATTTTAAATGGACTAGACGCTGTAGTTTTTACAGCAGGTATTGGTGAAAACGCACAACTTATTAGGCAAAAAGTTTGTGAAAACATGGATTTCTTTGGTATCGAATTAGATGAACAAAAGAACAAAACGAGATCCAAAGAAATACATGCCATACATAGCAAAGCATCAAAAGTAAATGTTTTAGTCATTCCTACCAACGAAGAGTTAGAAATAGCTAAACAGGCTGTTAATTTAGTGCATACTTCTGCCACGTAATACGCTTATATCCTCTGTAAAATTAGCTCGTAAAACTGCGAAAAAACACATGCCAGATTTAAGAACAGAAAAAAACACCATAAAAACCTTAAACGATTTAGGTCTTGGTAATAATAACCAAGCCATTTACGATAAGGCAATAATAACCTACATAGACGCACAAGCCTTTTAATTTATGCAAGTATTAGTTTTAAACTCAGGAAGTTCCTCAATAAAATTCAAACTCTTCAAAATGCCAGAAGAAACCAAGTTGTGTGCTGGTTTAATTGAGCGTATTGGCCATAGGGATGCCAAATTCACCTTCAGCACTCAAAAAGAGACGCTTCAGCTTACAAGGGACATCCCTAACCATAAAGTGGGATTAGAAATTTTAGCTAAAAAACTGTTACATAAAGACAGCGGTATTATTAACTCTACAGACGATATTAATATTGTTGGTCATCGTGTAGTTCATGGTGGAAAGCTGTTTAGAGATACTACCGAAATTACACAGGCCGTAAAAGATAAAATCAAATCATTATCAACTTTAGCCCCCTTACATAATCCTCCAAACTTGGAAGGTATAGAGGTTGCCGAAACCATATTCAAAAAAGCAAAACAAGTTGCTGTTTTCGATACGGCATTCCATCAATCTATCCCCGATTATGCTAATAAATATGCCATTCCTATCGATTTTTCAGAGAAACACAGTATTCGTGTTTATGGATTTCATGGTATTAGCCATGAATATGTTTCAGAAAAAGCAATACAGTATTTAGGTAAAAAACATTCCAAAATTATAAGTCTTCATTTAGGAAATGGCTGTAGTATCACCGCCCTTAAAGACGGAAAAAGCATGGATAACTCTCAGGGCTTTTCGCCTATTAATGGTTTAATTATGGGCACACGCTCTGGAGATGTCGATCCTTCCATTATTTTTCACTTAGCTGAAAAATACGATTATAGTATAGACGAAATTAGCACGTTATTACAAAAGAAAAGTGGGATGTTTGGTTTAACAGGCTATAACGACTTAAGAGACATTAAAGCAGAGGCGAAAAAAGGTAATAAAGCTTGCCAGCTTGCTTTAGAAATGAACATCTATCGCATAAAAAAATACATAGGTGCTTATGCTGCTGTTTTAAACGGATTGGATGCGATTGTCTTTACGGCGGGTATTGGTGAAAATTCGAGCTACATGAGACAACATATTTGTGAGGATATGGATTTTTTAGGCATCTCTTTAGATGAAGAAAAGAATAATTTTGATAGCAATACTGGTATAAAAGCCATACATTCTGATACCGCAAAAGTTAAACTACTAGTAATTCCAACCAATGAAGAACTAGAAATTGCAAAACAGGCCTGTGATTTACTCGCTAATAACTTAAATTAACAACAGGTCTAATACCAATTTAACTTTGTAATGTCGTGTTAATAAATTGAATTATTTTTTGATTAATTGAAATGAAAAATAAATAACATAGCAGCGTTACGGTAATTATTTTTGATAAAAAGTAAGCAAAAAAGAAGCTATTTATTACGACATTATATGGTTAAATGGGTATTACAGCTAAAATACAAGCTAAACCCCCATTTGTTGTATTTGTAAGACCTCTTAAAAAAACTTGAATAACAGCACATTGAAAAAAACATTAATAAAAGTATCAATAGCAATTATTTTAATTTTTGTCTTTTTTTACGCCTCAAAAAAAGTGAATTTTAATCCAAATTTTCAAGTAGGACAAAAAATTGACAGTTTAAATGGGGTTTTTGTGTACTTCAATGGCGGCGTTGGAAATGTAGAGGGTCGACAATTATCTCCAGACGGGTATAATATTGGTCTTAAATACCAATGTGTAGAGTTTGTAAAACGGTATTATTACGAGGCATTAAATCATAAAATGCCTGACAGTTATGGCCATGCCAAAGATTTTTTTGATAGCACTATTGCAGACGGACAGCTAAACAAAACACGTAATTTAATACAATTTACCAATGGGAGTAAATCGAAACCAAAAGTAAACGACTTACTGGTTTATGCTCCTACCCTATTAAATAAATATGGACATGTTTCAATCATCTCTAAAGTTACCGAAAAAGACATTGAAATCATTCAACAAAACCCAGGCCCTTTTGGAGATTCTAGAGAAACCTATAAATTAGAATTTGCTCATGGAACATGGCATATTATTAACGATGGGATTTTAGGCTGGTTAAGACAGCAGGAATAGCACATTATCCTAGCTATGTAAATATGTTATACCGTATTAACAATACGACATTTAAAATTAAATTGGTATGAATTAACCACAGTAAAATAAACTACTCAAAAATTAAACGGCCTTTATAAAGTTCTTCAACCTCAATAAGTCCTGGAGTATTTACTGCAATAACATCCCCCACACCATTAATCTTACCCTTTATTTGCTGTATGGGATTCACTATCATATCGTTAGAGCTTCGATTCCATAATTGAATGTTTTGAGCCTCCAAATAACGACCTTCAAAACGCGAGGTTCCAGATGCTAAAGTAATGTTTAAGTTATTGGTTTTGCCCGAAATAAAACAGTTTGACAGATTATTAAAAACCACTGTAAAGCTATTGTTGTCGATTTGCAATTTAAAGTTTGCATTGGTGAAACTGTTTGGCGCACTAAAATCTTCTGATAAAATAGTTAAATCGGGATACCGCAATACACCTTCAGATTTTATATCGTACTGAGTAGAACTCCGTATTTCTCTAATATTTGGTGCGGTTACATACACCTTTGTAATGCCGTAATCTCGCACATAGTTACAAGTATTATTATCGGTAAGAATGAGTTTTCCGCTTAAAACATTTGCCGTGACATCATTTAACAAGTTTTCGCCAGTTTCTATTACGACTTGTTGATCTGTGCCGTCTTTAATTATTAATTCAATATCGCGATTTACTAATATTTTATCAAAACTATCAACTGCTATTTCTTTTTGAATAATAGCGCCAGACTTTTGAAAACAATCGCCAAGATTTTCACCTTCACAGGATAAAATTAAAATAGTTGTAATAAGGTAAAATAGCTTTTTCATTTTATATTAAGTCAATTTGATAAACCATTTCCTCACTATATTGGTTTAAAACTAGTAGCAATTAGAGTACATGGTATTGCAAACATAAGCAGTAAAAGTTTTAAAACACTTGAAGAACAAAAATCATCACCCATTAGTTTTAGTTACCTATACGCGGCTTAAATCAATATCAATTATTTGTTTTAAACCAAATCGCGGAGTCTTTGTGCTGCTTGCTCTGCCGTAATATCGCGCTGTGGCGTTCCAAACATTTCGTAACCTACCATAAATTTCTTTACGGTAGCACTCCTTAATAACGGCGGATAAAAACTCATATGCCAATGCCAGTGCTCGTTGTTTTCGCCGTTTGTTGGTGCTTGATGAATACCACTAGAATACGGAAAAGAACAATCAAACAACGCATCGTAAACCTTTGTTAACACCGAAATAGCTTCGGCGAAAGCCAAACTTTCTTGCTTAGACAATTGCGTAATATCATTACAATGTTTTTTGGGAGCAATCATGGCTTCAAAAGGCCAAATAGCCCAAAATGGCACGAGTACCACAAAATCATCATTTTCAAAAATAAGGCGTTCTTTAATTTCTAATTCTTGTTGTAAATAATCACTTAATAAACTGCTTTTAGTCTTTAAGTAGTACGCCTTTTGTTGGGTATCTTTTTTTTCAACCTCGTTAGGGATTGTAGACTGACTCCAAATTTGACCATGCGGATGCGGATTGCTACAACCCATTACCGCCCCTTTATTTTCGAATATTTGAACGTGATTAATCCCAGCTTGAGCACCTAATAATTTGTATTCTTGTTGCCAAACCTCTACCACTTTATGAATGGCTTCCACTTCCATATCTGCCAAACTTTTAGAGTGGTCTGGACTAAAACAAATGACTTTACAAATGCCTGTTTCACTCTCAGCCTTTAGCAATCCCTTATCCAAAGAAAAGGTTTTCGAGTTGGATTGTAAGGCTGCAAAATCGTTTGTAAATACAAAAACATCTTGATATTCTGGATTAACCTCACCATTAATTCGAGTATTTCCGGCACATAAATAACAGTTGGGGTCGTGTTTGGGTCTTACCTCATGAGAAATCGCCTCGTTTTGACCTTGCCAAGGGCGTTTAGCGCGATGTGGCGACACCAAAACCCATTCGCCCGTTAATATATTATATCTTTTATGTGAGTAATCTTGTAAATTTGTATCCATTTCAAAAAATTGATGTTATTTTACTACATGAGTTCCGTTTGCCAATTGCACAAAATATACTGAGCAGTCTTTATTAAAATGATTTTTGTAAGCTTTAGAAGCAGCTTTAGCAAAAGCTTTCGCTTCGGTTTTAGCCACCAAATTAATAGTACAGCCACCAAAACCGCCGCCCATCATTCTGGCGCCTAGAACTTGTTTATTTTTCTTTGCTTGTTCAACTAGAAAATCCAATTCGTCACAACTCACTTTGTATTTATTTGATAAGCCTTCATGCGATTGGTAGATTAACGCTCCTAAAGTTTCGAGGTCGCCATCTTCAATGGCTTTAGCTGCTTTTAAGGTGCGTTCATTTTCTTGAATAACGTATAATGCTTTTTGGTAATTTTCTGGTGTGACCTTATTTTTTATGGTTTCTAGGTCAGCTTCAGTAGCATCTCTAAGCGCTTTGACGCCAAGTAATTCCGAAATGTTTTCGCAAGCGGCACGTCTATCATTATAAGCACTATCGCTTAAACTGTGTTTTACATTGGTGTTTATTAATAAGAGTTGGTGGTCTTTAAAATCTATTTTATAAGGTACAGAGGTCATGGTTCTGCAATCTAAATGTAAAGCGTGATTTGCCATGCCAAACATACTGGCGTATTGGTCCATAATACCACACTTTACACCTACATAATGATGCTCTGCTTTTTGAGAAATTAAAATCATATCCTGTTTAGATAGCCCTAAATTAAACAAGGTATTCAACCCAAAAACCACACTATTTTCAAGGGCTGCAGAAGAAGACATGCCCGCTCCAAATGGTATATTTCCTTTAAATATCATATTAAAATCGTCAATATCCAGGTTTCTTTTCTTGATTTCGGCGACTACACCTAAAACATAATTCTCCCAGCTCCCTTCTTTTAAAGGCCGTAATGCATCCAAGTCAAAACTAATAGCGCTATCCATATCTATGGCTATAGCGGTGCAATCTCCTGAGTCACTTTTTTGAATAGCCGCAGCTATACCCTTATCTACTGCAGCCGGAAACACAAAACCATCATTATAATCGGTATGTTCTCCTATCAGATTAATACGGCCAGGAGAAAAAACAAGTAAAGGGTTTTGATTAAATATTTCAATAAACTTGGTTTTTACTTCGTTAATTAGTGTGTCACTCATTTTTTATTGGTATTATATCATGTTTAAACGCCATACTATGGTGTAAGATGCGTTAGGTTGTAATGTTTTTAATCCGATTTGGTTATTAAAACTATCGGATACACCGGTTGTTGGCTCAATAGCAATTATATTATCTTTTGGAGGTGTGTAAACTTGTAAATAATTTTGGTCTTCTGAAGATTGCATAAGCAATCGATACTTGGGCGTGTTAAACCTTACGGTATTCCCTTTTAATTCCCAACAATCGTCAAGTTTTTTATCTTCAATATTAAACTTTTTTATGTCTCCAATCGTTTCCATTCCAGTGGCAATATTTCGTTCTCCTAAAACTAGTTTTTTAGTGCTTGAAAATTCTAAATTGCTATGGTGTAAATTATCACTTAAAAAATAAGGATGCCATCCTAAAGTAAAGGGAAAAGCACCTGTACTGGTATTGAGAACTGTGACTTTTAAACTCACCGTATCTAAAGTAAAAACATACTCTAACCGGATGTTGTAAGTAAACGGAAATCCTTTGGACAATTCGTTTTCTTTGTATTCCAATCTCAGTAAAACGTTATCTGTACGGGCTTTGTGCTCAATAATTTCAAAGGTTTTATTATACACTAGACCGTGCAAAGCATTGTTTTCGGCAGTATTATTCGTATCTAATGTATATTGCGTTTTATTAAAAACATAAACCCCATCTTTTACTCTATTTGCAAACGGAAACAGTATAGCAGAAGCATATGTATCGGCATAAACCAAAGGATTTAAATCCACCATAACAGTTGTATTATTAAGCGTTAATTCTTGTAAACTCGCACCTTGGTCTAAATAAATTTTGGCGTAAAATGATTGATTAGAATGTTTTAGCTCTAATGCGTTTGATTCTTTTTGATAGTGAATTTGGAACACCTTGGTTTATTAAAAGTGATTATTGACAAATTTTAAAGACGACTAAATTATTAATCCAGGCGATAAAGATATTCTTTTTACACCAATTAACAAGCGAACATTCATGCTGCACTGGTGTTTATATCAAATCATATTAAAAAAAAATCTATATTTGAGCCCTTAACAAGAACCAAACTAACCTTTTCGATATGACAGCAGGATTTGATACGTGGGATTATATAGTCTTTATTGCTTATGCCATTTTAATTTTAGGCGTAGGTTTGTGGGTATCTCGAGATAAAAAAGGACACCAAAAAAATGCTGAAGATTATTTTTTAGCTAGTAAATCGTTACCTTGGTGGGCTATTGGTGCGTCTCTAATTGCAGCCAATATTTCTGCCGAACAATTTATAGGCATGTCTGGGTCTGGCTTTGCTTTAGGTTTAGCCATTGCCTCTTACGAGTGGATGGCGGCTTTAACTTTAATTATAGTGGGTAAATATTTTTTACCCATCTTTATTGAAAAAGGATTATACACCATACCAGAGTTTGTTGAAAAACGATTTTCAACCAATTTAAAAACCATTCTTGCCGTGTTTTGGTTGGCACTATACGTTTTTGTTAATCTGGCTTCGGTTTTATATTTAGGTGGTTTGGCTATTGAAACCATTATGGGTATAGATATGATGTACGCTATTATAGGTTTAGCACTCTTTGCAGCGGCGTACTCGCTTTACGGCGGCTTATCGGCGGTAGCGTGGACAGATGTTATTCAAGTTGTGTTTTTAGTGCTTGGTGGTTTAGTAACAACATACCTGGCTTTAAACACCGTCTCTGGTGGCGAAGGCGTAATTGCTGGTTTCGCTCAAGTTTGGGAGGCTGCACCCGATAAATTCCATATGATTCTTGATGAAGCTAATGATAACTACGTAAACCTACCTGGTATTTGGGTATTGGTTGGTGGTTTATGGGTGGCCAATTTATATTACTGGGGTTTTAACCAATATATTATCCAGCGTACTCTAGCTGCAAAATCTTTAAAAGAAGCCCAAAAAGGCATATTGTTAGCAGCATTTTTAAAATTAATTATTCCTTTAGTTGTAGTAGTGCCGGGTATTGCGGCTTATGTTATGGTAAACGATCCAGAAATCATGGCCAATTTAGGGGCATCTGGGATGTTAAACGTACCCTCTGCAGAGCAAGCCGATAAAGCTTACCCTTGGTTGTTACAGTTTTTACCAACAGGACTTAAAGGTATTGCGTTTGCGGCACTGGCGGCCGCTATTGTATCGTCTCTGGCGTCGATGCTAAATTCAACATCTACCATTTTTACAATGGATATTTATAAACAATACTTCAATAAAAATGCAAACGACAAAAAAACAGTCAATGTTGGTAGAATTTCTGCAGCAGTTGCGCTAATAATAGCGGTTATTGTGGCACCTCTTTTAGGGGGCATCGATCAAGCTTTCCAGTTTATTCAAGAATATACAGGCATTGTAAGCCCAGGTATTTTAGCCGTATTTATGTTAGGCTTATTCTGGAGAAAAACCACAAATAATGCTGCCATTTGGGGCGCGCTTCTATCCATTCCAATAGCCCTAGCACTTAAGTTTTTACCCATATCAATTTTTGAGCCTTGGATGCATCAAATGGGTATTACAACGTTATTGACTATGTTTGTTATTGTTGTATTAAGTAACCTTCAAAATAAAGGTGCAGATGATGAAAAAGGCATTGTTTTCACAAAAGACTTGTTTAAAACATCGCCATTATTTAATATCGGTGCATTTGCCATTATGATTATTCTAACGGTTTTATATGCTTTATTTTGGTAAGATAAAGCAGTTGTCTAGTCCTAAACAACCAATTACAGATTATTTAGGACTAGTCAATATTACTTTTAGGAATAGGTATTAGGATGCTTTGCAAATTTCAACAGACTCAAAATATTCAGCATATCTGTTTGTTATTGTTATTTTTTACACTCTAATCTAAGTTTAATATTTTAGTTTGTGTCGATACGGAATAATTTAGGTAACAACTGCTAAATCCCACTTTGTTTTTAGCACATCTATACTATTAACAACAGATTTAAAAGATATTGGAGCTCCTTTAGTACATTTTACGTACGTTAGCAAAAGGAAACCATAAACTGTAACATCTTTTAATTGGTATGACAGAATATGAAATTTATGGCATCGCCATACTTGGCGCACTCATTGCGGGTGGCATTAACACCCTTGCAGGCAATGGAAGCGTGATTACCTTAACGATTCTTACCGAAGTATTGGGCTTACCCCCTAATATTGCGAATGGCACCAACCGAATTGGTGTTTTTACCCAATGTGCAGCAACCTCTTGGGTGTTTTATAAAAATGGAAAGCTTAAAATTGCCGATAATAAAAAATATATTATTCCCGTCTTTATTGGCGCCCTTGCTGGAGGTATTTTAGCTGTTACTGTAAGTAATGAGCAGTTTAGAGCAGTATTTAAGTTCATGATGGTATTTATGCTTATTGCCGCCTTAGTAAAACCAAAGCGCTGGCTACAAAAAACAGATTTAAACTTTAAACCCAAATGGTACTTTTATACCCCATTACTTTTTGCTTTGGGTTTTTATGGTGGCTTTATTCAAATGGGGATGGGTGTTTTCTTTCTTATTATTATGGTGCTAGGCATGCGCCACAATATTATTGAAAGCAATGCCCTTAAGAGTTTTGTGATTGGTGTATATACCCTATTACTTATTTTTGTTTTTCATTATCAAGGCCTGATGGATTGGAAAATTGGGGGCATTATGGCTGTTGGGCAAACTATAGGGGGTTACCTTACGGCGCGCTTTGCCAGCAAACATAAAAAAGCCGATGTAATTGCGTATTATTTACTCATTATTGTATTGGTTCTAGCGCTTATAAAATTGTTTTTTAGTTAGATGTATTTTAGAAATTATCCTTGAAATTTTACAGAATTTAGAAACATAAAAAGTTAATATTCAAGATAAAAAAACTAAAATTGAAGGAAGGTTATACCATTAGAGAACAATAGGAAGCATACTTTAAAAGAGCAACTACTAAAGGTTGAATAAATGCCTATAAGACAAGTAAGTTTTTACAAGTAAGTCTCATAATGATATAGACAGTTTAATTGTTTAAGTAAAAAAACAATTAAAGGAATACTTTTACATGACAATTTAATTATATCCCTATTGGAAAGCCTAACTCATTTACAAATCCTGACTAGCACAAGCTTATATTATTTAAAATCATTGCGTTATATGAATGTGATTTTTTATCAATTCTTAATTTTTAGATCTTATTTTAATTAATTATCCTTTAGTCGAGTTACTGAATTTTTTTTGGGATATATGTGGAGTTGTAGATAACTCAATATTGATCAAAAAACGAAAATAACAGAATATGTTCGGTATTAAAATGTGAATTTGAGCATAAAAAACAGACCAAAATCTGACGACTCAAAGCTTGGATGCTTTTGGCGATGTGGTTTCTCAGACGTTACAATCCTTCTTGTATTATACAACGATCAAGAGCTTAATAATTAAATACAATATTTAAAAAAGTTTCATACACTTAAAACGAAAGAAATTTAGCATATTTAGAGCATTTAATCCTAAAAATGTTATATTTGGTCGAACAAACTATTCTTTTTATTTTGTATTTCGCATACATTAAAGAATATTTTATCACTATAATATGGTTAAAAAAACTACTCTAATTTTTATTGTGTGGTTACATATACTCCCACTTACTGCAACTCCAATCTTAAACAAAAAGTATTGTGGGAATAAGACAGAACTAGTCTCTTATAATGATTTAATATCAAATAAATTAGAAGAAAATGAGTTACCTCTTTATTTCAATGAAACCATAACCATTAACCAAAAACTTCTTAAAGCCCCTAAAGTTTCCAATTTTAACCTCCCAAAAGAAAACATTGCAAAACCCTCCACTGATTCAGATTCATTAAACCAAGACAGACAGGAAGCCTCGGGATCTTTCCAAGTCATTGAAGACAACAAGTCGTGGGTCGATAGCTTCTCGAATGAAGACATCCAAGAATTACCAGTAGGTGTAAAACATATTCGAGAGAATATAGAATATGCCATTGGAATCACCCAAGCAACTATAAATAAAGATTATACAGAACTAACTGTTTTTGCAAGGGTAAAACTACCGCAAACCAATAGTAATGGTAACCCTATAGAGCTTTTTTTTGGAGCCAATAATGTAAAACTTTCGCATCAAGGCGGCATTGTAGGCGACGCGAATTTAGTATTGTTAGGCGACCTCAACATACCTTTTAATGCCGGTAAATGGATGCTTACACTAAAAGGTGGGTTTGATTATAAAACGGGAAACGTTCAAAACCTAACCTATGTTACCATTAACTGTGATGGTGTTAAAGAATTAGGGATACAAGGTGTTGTTGAATTTTCAAGAGATTTAATCTTACCTTTAACAGAAGATGGAAAAGTAGATTTACGAGAAAAAATACTAACCCCAATTACAACAGAAAACGGTACACAGACCATTGAAGTGTTTAATAGAGTAAGAGGTGCTTTTAATGTTGTAGCTTCAGACTGGAACGATCTTTTAATAGGTATAGATTTGCAACCTTTTGTATTAACCCAGAAGCGAAACAACAAAGATTATAACGGTAATTTTCAATTTCACGTCAATCAGGCTGTATTGGATTTTAGCGATATTCGTAATGATCCGATGATATCAAATGCTTTTCCAAACTATTATCACGAAAACGGATTACTACTCCCTAACGAAAGAACTTGGAGAGGGGTTTATGTTAATACAGTTCAAGTAAAGCTGCCTACAGAATTTAAAACTAACAACACAATAAATAGAGGTAAAGATGAGCGTGTCACTTTTGGAGCGCATCACTTAATAATTGACAACTACGGTGTGTCGGGTACTTTTTATGCCGATAATGTTTTCACTTTAGATGAAGGCAGAACCAATGATAGTAAAGCGTGGGCATATTCATTAGACCATATTGAAATCTCTCTAGCTGCGAATAACTTTATTGGAGCTGACCTTGAAGGCCGTATATTATTACCTATATCCCAGGCAGAAAATCCTAATAAAACTTCTAACGAGTTAGGTATGGCTTATAAAGGGCTCATTACTGAAGAAGAATACCTATTGAATGTAAAAAACGACTCCATTGTCGATTTCAACCTATGGAATGCCAAAGGCCAATTGCTCCCAAATAGTGCTATAGAACTAGCCGTAAGAGATGGAAGGTTTAGACCCAAAGCCACTTTGCATGGCAATTTAAAAATTAGAGCAAATCAAAAAAAAGAACAAGAAAATAATAACATCAATAAAGAAAATCTCGTTGAATTTGATGGTATTACATTCCAAAATTTAAGATTACAAACCGAAACCCCTCTTTTTGCAGTAGATTATATGGGTTATACTGGTGAAGTAAAATTAGCTAATTTCCCGGTCTCCATATCCGATATTGGAATAAGTGCAAATGAATTTAATGCCAACCTATATTTCGATTTAGCAATTAACCTTATGGGGAAAGATAATGGATTTGCCGCAAAAACAAGCTTGACTATTTTAGGTAAATTTAAAGAGGAAAATTATTTGCAAAAATGGGGATTTGAAGGTGTTGATTTAGATGCTATTGCAGTAGATGCTGATTTAGGTGGCTTTGCTATTTGGGGAAATCTGGAATTAATGAATGACGACCCTGTGTATGGAAATGGTTTTGGTGCTACTCTCGGTGCTCGATTTGACGTCTTACAAACAGAAATAGAAGTGAATGCCATTTTTGGGAAAACCGATTTTAGATATTGGATGGTTGACGCTATGGTAGATTTACCTCCAGCAGTAGGTACAGGTATAATTAATCTATCTGGGTTTGCCGGAGGTGCATCTTACAATATGCGAAGGCAAGATTTTGGTGCTGCCATAAATGGAGACGCATTTACTTACACACCAGATAAAAATTATGGATTAGGCTTAAAAGCAATGGTTTTGCTCAGTTTAGGAGATGGTGCCGTTTTAGAAGGTGGAGTTGGTTTTGAGATCCTGTTTAATGATAGTGGAGGCATTAGCCAATTAGGACTTTATGGACAAGCTTCTATGATGGGGGTTAAAATCAGTGGATTAGATAACATTACCTCAGCATTAAACAAATTTAATGAAAGCGCCACTGCAAAAGCAAAATTCTTAGGTTATAACGAGGACGCCGTTAACAACTCCTTTGTTGGCAGAAATCTATTAGACAAAGCTGAAAACGAAATGATTAAAGTCCCACACGGAGACTTAACAATAAGCACAAAGTTAGGCGTTGTATTTGATTTTGACAATGAAGTTTTACACGGCGAATTAGAAACTTTTGTAAATACTCCCGGCGGCTTTGTTCGTGGCAACGGAGTAAATGGACGGTCGGGATTGTCTGTAATACACCTATCAAAAAAAGAATGGTACCTATACCTAGGGACACCAAATAATCCCCAAGGTTTTAAAATAGGTGTAGGGCCTTTAAATTATAGATCTGAAGGGTATTTTATGGTCGGTTCTATAATACCAGGTTCACCGCCGCCGCCGCCAGAAGTTAGTAGTATTTTAAACTTACCAGAATCTCACTTAGATTATATGCGTGACGAAAATGCTCTAAAAAGTGGAAGAGGCTTTGCCTTTGGATAAAATTTCTCTGTAAGTACGGGCGATTTAAGATTTCTTATTTTTTATGCTAATTTTAGTGCAGGTGCTGGTTTCGATATCATGCTTCGCGACTATGGAGAAGCTAAATGCTCTAACACTGGAGA
Encoded here:
- the galK gene encoding galactokinase — its product is MSDTLINEVKTKFIEIFNQNPLLVFSPGRINLIGEHTDYNDGFVFPAAVDKGIAAAIQKSDSGDCTAIAIDMDSAISFDLDALRPLKEGSWENYVLGVVAEIKKRNLDIDDFNMIFKGNIPFGAGMSSSAALENSVVFGLNTLFNLGLSKQDMILISQKAEHHYVGVKCGIMDQYASMFGMANHALHLDCRTMTSVPYKIDFKDHQLLLINTNVKHSLSDSAYNDRRAACENISELLGVKALRDATEADLETIKNKVTPENYQKALYVIQENERTLKAAKAIEDGDLETLGALIYQSHEGLSNKYKVSCDELDFLVEQAKKNKQVLGARMMGGGFGGCTINLVAKTEAKAFAKAASKAYKNHFNKDCSVYFVQLANGTHVVK
- a CDS encoding aldose 1-epimerase, encoding MFQIHYQKESNALELKHSNQSFYAKIYLDQGASLQELTLNNTTVMVDLNPLVYADTYASAILFPFANRVKDGVYVFNKTQYTLDTNNTAENNALHGLVYNKTFEIIEHKARTDNVLLRLEYKENELSKGFPFTYNIRLEYVFTLDTVSLKVTVLNTSTGAFPFTLGWHPYFLSDNLHHSNLEFSSTKKLVLGERNIATGMETIGDIKKFNIEDKKLDDCWELKGNTVRFNTPKYRLLMQSSEDQNYLQVYTPPKDNIIAIEPTTGVSDSFNNQIGLKTLQPNASYTIVWRLNMI
- a CDS encoding sodium/sugar symporter, which encodes MTAGFDTWDYIVFIAYAILILGVGLWVSRDKKGHQKNAEDYFLASKSLPWWAIGASLIAANISAEQFIGMSGSGFALGLAIASYEWMAALTLIIVGKYFLPIFIEKGLYTIPEFVEKRFSTNLKTILAVFWLALYVFVNLASVLYLGGLAIETIMGIDMMYAIIGLALFAAAYSLYGGLSAVAWTDVIQVVFLVLGGLVTTYLALNTVSGGEGVIAGFAQVWEAAPDKFHMILDEANDNYVNLPGIWVLVGGLWVANLYYWGFNQYIIQRTLAAKSLKEAQKGILLAAFLKLIIPLVVVVPGIAAYVMVNDPEIMANLGASGMLNVPSAEQADKAYPWLLQFLPTGLKGIAFAALAAAIVSSLASMLNSTSTIFTMDIYKQYFNKNANDKKTVNVGRISAAVALIIAVIVAPLLGGIDQAFQFIQEYTGIVSPGILAVFMLGLFWRKTTNNAAIWGALLSIPIALALKFLPISIFEPWMHQMGITTLLTMFVIVVLSNLQNKGADDEKGIVFTKDLFKTSPLFNIGAFAIMIILTVLYALFW
- a CDS encoding sulfite exporter TauE/SafE family protein — translated: MTEYEIYGIAILGALIAGGINTLAGNGSVITLTILTEVLGLPPNIANGTNRIGVFTQCAATSWVFYKNGKLKIADNKKYIIPVFIGALAGGILAVTVSNEQFRAVFKFMMVFMLIAALVKPKRWLQKTDLNFKPKWYFYTPLLFALGFYGGFIQMGMGVFFLIIMVLGMRHNIIESNALKSFVIGVYTLLLIFVFHYQGLMDWKIGGIMAVGQTIGGYLTARFASKHKKADVIAYYLLIIVLVLALIKLFFS